The genomic interval taaatctgatattaaaattaaaactgaaggtgcacaacttcacttAACAATGCACATACAGTTTTCTGACCTAAGCGCACGTAGTTAAGGAGAAATGCACACCACAAAATAACTATATAGACTGTCaaatcaagggtcataactttGGCTATATACATCagatatttaaatcataatacaGGTGCACAACTTTGCTTACTGATGAACACTCCCATTAAATTATCCAACTCTAGTGTCAATGGCTAACTGAGCTTTAGTTTTATTGGTGGACAGCCAAATAAATGTCACATGTCATGATATTGCAGTAATCAAACATATTAACCAATATAATTGATAAGATAATTAAACCATTAAATGCCTGatgtaataaattgaaaatatgaacCATACCATCTCTTCTGTGTCTTTTCATTGCAACTTTTCCAACAACATTTGGGTTTTCTTTGTTACCTTCGGTGATATCTGTAAAAAAAGACAACTATGAGCTTCCTATATCTCTTTTCTGAGAACTCCCCAAAGCGagaaacattctgacaaagtttcatgaataacTGAAAAAAACCTCAACATCAATCAGAAGATATTCCTAAAATTTGACTAACCACCCTTATCCAGATTTACACAGTTTGAAattacatagaaacaaactttCTGACAAAAGACTGAATTTTGCTAACTATGCATACACACTATGCAAGTCACTACATTGGCATACATACTATGTACAATTCACTACCATGTCACAAAGATTATGAAGCTTGCTACATTGGCATACACACTTTGGAAGTGACTATAATTGCACAAAGACTATGAAGCTTGCTACACTGGTATACACACTATGCAGTATGCAAGTCACTACATATgcatacacacaaacacacaatgCAAGTCACTACATATGCACACACACTAAGCAAGTCACTACAATGGATCATAGGTTCCAAAAACTGTCAGGGTGAGGTACACATTTTTACccaaatttcatcaaaatccTTAAGAGTTACACAGCGGACATGAAATGGGTCTAAAACCTTTGATCACCAAACTGTGGTAAGTCTCTTAGTGATAGATATCAATCAGATTGTTCATTTATCAGATAGATAAAGACAAAAAAGGAGCAGGTTAAGATAATATTTTGCTTGCCATTTTTGTGCGCCTGACATAAGCAGAagcacattttaatatttttgtgtgatCTTTGTGTCTCTGAAATTAACATATCTAAATtagaacaagagatgtttgtcaaacattatgccccccccccctgagcgccatgttgtcatgattatatggacaattgaatgaaatttgcatggaccgaaatgacagctgatttgttgctgttttaagattatgaccattaaagtgtgaggataaagtgtgttatgaccgtcatgacctttgactctatgaactcaaaatccagagtcatcagctggtcaccagaaacctaaatatcaggtttgagggccatgggtgcaggcattgtcaagttatcacaagacaagtatttttcattcaaggtcactgtgaccttgacctttgacccgatgaccccttaaatcataaggggtcatctacaagtcagatgcaactccaagtcaagtttgaaggccatgggttcaggcattgtcacgttatcactcggacaaccttttaccattcaaggtcactgtgaccttgacctttggcctgatgaccccaaaaacaatcggggtcagctactggtcgggcccacctccatgtcaagtttgagggccatgggtgcaggcattgttgagttatcactcggacaagctttaaaattattttaccattaaaggtcactgtgaccttgacctttgatccgatgacccccaaaatcaataggggtcatctactgctcaggcccaaccttcatgtgaagtttgatgaccatacgtccaggaattgttgagatatcactcggacaagctttggtctaccgatggaccgaccgaccgaccgacatgcctgtgcaaagcaatatacccctcttcttcgaaggggggcataattaagaattatattttaaaattagaatGAGCAGTACTTATTCATGAGGCTGAGAGGTGTGGAAGCCATGCAATGGTTggatttaaaataaacagtatACTTTTTTGGCCACTTTGAGATTGTACATTACCCCAGTGCGACAGAATTGTGTACTGGTACTTACATCAAAAGGCATTAACCAGTATTGTACTGGTATTCTGTGTACCGTCTCATCCCTAGTTTCTGTACATTGTCTCAATGAGATTAACATTTGACCAAAATTTCAATAAAGTCCTTCAAGGCACTTAGGAATACCCCAAAACAAAACTAGTCTTGAAGGAACAGTAAAATGGGTCAGTTTTTTACAGTACATGAGTGAATGTTATAAAGCCCGAATCCCACTCACAATCTCtaaatttacatatacattaaaaaatgaaattattttcaataatacaatgtatttatcaCAAAAACATCATTCGgcaattgaaaatgaaaaaagtatgaGTTAACAAGTGTATTGAATATGCTGAAAGTTACCGAGCGTGAACACAAAACTGCTGTACGTAAATAAACGTTAAAAAGTAAACCACCATATTCAAAAAACTCTATACACTTTATCTCCATGTTTTGGATTTATTGTCATGAAAAcgtaattgtttttatgatgaATGTTGactattttaataactttaattaatCATACACATTATTTGAATAAGTATTTAGAAACATTGTTTGAGCGGGATTCTGGCTTTAAGAGGCATAGAGTGTTTGTTTAATTACTCTATTGTCTAAGTCACATTAAACAAAGGACATAATCAAGCAGGCTTCAAAATAATAATCCAAGGAAAGCTCTGAGCAACTATTCTGTCTTTGCTAGTGAGCTAATTTCAGCCATCTAgtagattttaaataaatacctGAATGGTCAACAATTTGATCTTCACCAGATTCATTGCCATCATCACTGTCACTGGTGTCGGACTCCACAGCTTCTACAACAATATCAAGAAGATGTATGAAAGTAGCTGGTATCACCAGGCACTGAACtttccttaaaaaataatattactttCAGTTACAAGTGACCTACTCAAAAGTTTTTCAAAGGGTACCAGTATTTTCTCCCTGGTTGACCTCTAGCTCCAAACATATTTAAGCCCTGCATCCTTCACTTATGCACTTAagcattgtataaagtttcaaatcAAATACATCAGAGGTTACTCAGATACAGCCTTGCACATAAATCTGTTACAGGACAGTTAAATggtataaataaaacacttaccaTCTGGATTGAAGGTTATGTCTTCAAAGTCACACCCACTGAATTTGTTGATGGTTCCATTATTGATACATCGGAGAACTTTCGACATTTTGGCAATTTGTAGAACATCTTCAGGGAGGCGATAAAACTCTCTATGTATTCTGATATCATGGCCCTGGAATGTTGCTAGCAGATCTTGAGAATTTTCTTTCATGTTCAATATCTGTGCCAAGGTTGCAAGCTGTTTTCGTAGGTTAGTTGATGTTATCAAACTTGGATCCTTCATTCCACAACTCGTGGCCATTTTCCTTAATGCATCTGTGCCTCTGTATGGATTCCTTTCGTTTCGTGGTGTGGCAAATAATAGGCCATCATCAGATATTCCTGCAGCTGATCTCATTTTCAGtagcatttcaatattttgctgCATTTCTTTTGTGAAAAGCACAGGTACTTTTCGTCCCTTTTTGCCCCTTATTTCAACTCGAAGGTGGGTTTGGCATAGCTTTTTTTCAAACTCTGTCAAAATACTCATGACAACTGGATCAACTCTACCACCTTTCTTTGCCATTTTATACTGTTTGACAGTCATTCTTTGAGCTTCCCCACTCCTCTTTCGGTTGAATAATATTACATGGGCCAGACAGACTTTGGCAAACTCTGGGTATTGTTCAGACAgatgttctttattttctgtctGCAAGAAtgaatctgttttttttttgagaaactTGTTGAGAAGAACGACATCTTCAACTAGGGGTAGGTACTTCGGCTTGTTATACTTTATGTTTTCAAGACTGCGCAAAGCCTGTGAGGATATGCTAGACTTCCATTTCAACTGGTACATTTTCAGGAATGACTCAAATTTTACCTTTTGAGCTGTGTCTCCTAATTTCAAAGCTTGAAAGTATGCCTCTTCTGCAACATTTTTCATTCTATAGCCAAGATTTAAGGCTAATGAAGGAATCCCAAATGAGTTATTGTCAAACTGACTTACTTTCTTGACACATTCAATAAATATGTCCCAATTGCAGGCTCTCATGCATTCATCGATGGACTTGATGTTTCTAGCTCTCAAAGTAATTAGAAGGCGACCTAGTTCTCTCATTTTGTTAGATGTATAAACAGTT from Mya arenaria isolate MELC-2E11 chromosome 7, ASM2691426v1 carries:
- the LOC128240867 gene encoding uncharacterized protein LOC128240867 isoform X1; translation: MATGYEGGMATGLENNLKVIDRQEENWDALEVESTEEDSEIDEGGTVNSDEYNLEDVDWQEVDRDALEVESTEEDYDGDDDLNDSDYVAPSDEEDSTDEDLSAGEDEATMSEVIPVMSTVSTSAKTVQVQKSNLNSKGNLGNKSHACVFCHKLRQNIARHYEREHDNELEVGRILALKPKTKERRKAWELLVNKGDFAHNFNVLEKGYGQIIPKYRKSEESEISSLLPCQFCSGLYKKKELWKHQKSCNKRNECNSCISMGPIAAGKKMLPKLSSNEKFETNVLNIMRDDSVKQAVLSDSLILQFGMNEYEKQGDEHRTVYTSNKMRELGRLLITLRARNIKSIDECMRACNWDIFIECVKKVSQFDNNSFGIPSLALNLGYRMKNVAEEAYFQALKLGDTAQKVKFESFLKMYQLKWKSSISSQALRSLENIKYNKPKYLPLVEDVVLLNKFLKKKTDSFLQTENKEHLSEQYPEFAKVCLAHVILFNRKRSGEAQRMTVKQYKMAKKGGRVDPVVMSILTEFEKKLCQTHLRVEIRGKKGRKVPVLFTKEMQQNIEMLLKMRSAAGISDDGLLFATPRNERNPYRGTDALRKMATSCGMKDPSLITSTNLRKQLATLAQILNMKENSQDLLATFQGHDIRIHREFYRLPEDVLQIAKMSKVLRCINNGTINKFSGCDFEDITFNPDEAVESDTSDSDDGNESGEDQIVDHSDITEGNKENPNVVGKVAMKRHRRDDLTENEQSKVRKENPKEKAKKTADKHTWSNEEKEALKSFFEKHIRLSKVPGKLDCLNAQRKHKCLVNINWKKIKFAVYNMLKARKNMFH
- the LOC128240867 gene encoding uncharacterized protein LOC128240867 isoform X2 — its product is MATGYEGGMATGLENNLKVIDRQEENWDALEVESTEEDSEIDEGGTVNSDEYNLEDVDWQEVDRDALEVESTEEDYDGDDDLNDSDYVAPSDEEDSTDEDLSGEDEATMSEVIPVMSTVSTSAKTVQVQKSNLNSKGNLGNKSHACVFCHKLRQNIARHYEREHDNELEVGRILALKPKTKERRKAWELLVNKGDFAHNFNVLEKGYGQIIPKYRKSEESEISSLLPCQFCSGLYKKKELWKHQKSCNKRNECNSCISMGPIAAGKKMLPKLSSNEKFETNVLNIMRDDSVKQAVLSDSLILQFGMNEYEKQGDEHRTVYTSNKMRELGRLLITLRARNIKSIDECMRACNWDIFIECVKKVSQFDNNSFGIPSLALNLGYRMKNVAEEAYFQALKLGDTAQKVKFESFLKMYQLKWKSSISSQALRSLENIKYNKPKYLPLVEDVVLLNKFLKKKTDSFLQTENKEHLSEQYPEFAKVCLAHVILFNRKRSGEAQRMTVKQYKMAKKGGRVDPVVMSILTEFEKKLCQTHLRVEIRGKKGRKVPVLFTKEMQQNIEMLLKMRSAAGISDDGLLFATPRNERNPYRGTDALRKMATSCGMKDPSLITSTNLRKQLATLAQILNMKENSQDLLATFQGHDIRIHREFYRLPEDVLQIAKMSKVLRCINNGTINKFSGCDFEDITFNPDEAVESDTSDSDDGNESGEDQIVDHSDITEGNKENPNVVGKVAMKRHRRDDLTENEQSKVRKENPKEKAKKTADKHTWSNEEKEALKSFFEKHIRLSKVPGKLDCLNAQRKHKCLVNINWKKIKFAVYNMLKARKNMFH